One genomic window of Elaeis guineensis isolate ETL-2024a chromosome 2, EG11, whole genome shotgun sequence includes the following:
- the LOC140855356 gene encoding uncharacterized protein, protein MAPLRLVFVLPPTLAPFLLAIFENPAIKPSGDEPGVSPLLRVPGDAILPSTRMTRTTVTRTTVIGKRSAIDLRNRRKTRTKARESHLLPTSATARGQERPQGAGDLLSTSAPTRRREGRQGQAICYRPPPPPEDKNDRKGQAICYRSPPAGESHLLSTSATARGTTARAKQSAIDLRHRQKTRTTVTAKTSF, encoded by the exons ATGGCGCCTCTTCGCTTAGTTTTCGTCCTCCCTCCCACTCTCGCTCCTTTTCTCCTGGCGATCTTTGAGAATCCGGCGATCAAGCCGAGTGGGGACGAGCCTGGCGTCAGCCCTCTTCTTCGCGTCCCGGGAGACGCGATCCTGCCATCGACCCGGATGACGAGAACGACGGTGACAAGAACGACGGTAATTGGCAAGCGATCTGCTATCGACCTCCGCAACCGCCGGAAGACGAGAACGAAGGCAAGGGAAAGCCATCTGCTACCGACCTCCGCCACCGCCAGAGGACAAGAACGACCGCAAGGGGCAGGCGATCTGCTATCGACCTCCGCTCCCACTAGAAGACGAGAAGGACGGCAAGGGCAAGCCATCTGCTATCGACCTCCGCCACCGCCAGAGGACAAGAACGACCGCAAGGGGCAAGCGATCTGCTATCGATCACCGCCGGCAGGGGAAAGCCATCTGCTATCGACCTCCGCCACTGCCAGAGGAACGACCGCAAGGGCCAAGCAATCTGCCATCGACCTCCGCCACCGCCAGAAGACGAGAACGACG GTCACAGCAAAAACCAGCTTTTAA